CTGCCAAGATAAACCCAAAACCACACATTCCCATAAATGTTAATACTAATGTGGGAAGAATCAAGCACAAATTAAGTTTTAGGTATACCCCTGTTGATACTTGCAATAGATATAAAAAGATGGGTAAAGAGAAAGAAATATATAAAAATATTAAGCAGGCCCTTGCTAGCAATATATAAATTAGCCCAAATGGAGAGAGATAAAGTTGTTCTAATATACCTATTAGTGCCTCATTTTTTAATTGCTCACTCATATATGAAGTAGCGGCTGAGGCAAAAATCCACATTACATAGCTAATTACCCAGCCTTCAATTGAACTACCTAAGAATCTTATCTCTTTATCGCCATAGACAAATTTAGCCGAAAAGAATGTAAGCAAAAACACAAAATATATAAAACAAATGCTACTTATTATTTCAAGAGGATACCTCCTTATGAAGATATAATCCCTTCTAATTTCTGCCTCAAGGAGCAAAAGAAAATTCTTCATTTAATAGTGTCCTAATAGACCTCTATCCCGGGCAATCTTATCTGCAATTTTATATCCAAATATTCCTACGAGAAAATAAAAAGATGAATTTAAAAATAATAATAAAATTTCGCCATTTTTTAATAAATGGATTAGGCTTTGTTCTTTTAAAAGTATGAGCCTTACTAATTTTACTCCTAGGGTAAGAGGAAAGGTTAAGCTAAATATTTGAAGGTTATTGGGCAATGTCTCTATGGGAAGCATAGCCAATCCAAATAGTATAAGGGGTATAAGATCAAGCAAAAGCCCTATCCTTTTAAAAACCAAGGTAATGCCTGCCAAGATAAACCCAAAACCACACATTCCAAAAAATGTCAAGATTAATATGGGTAAAATTGACCACAAGTTGATCTCTAGATATATCCCAGTTAATATCTGTAATATATAATAGACAATGGGAAGAGAGATAAAAGAGAATAAAACCCCCGAGATTGTCCTTGCCAATAAAATACAAATAGGTCCTGGTGGAGAAAGACAAACTTGTTCCATTGTTCCTGTCATTGCCTCTTCTGAGATTTCAGAGCTCATCGTTTGTATAGATGAAGCAGCAAAAAGCCACATCAGATATCCAGCTATCATTCCCCTTCCTGTATC
The window above is part of the bacterium genome. Proteins encoded here:
- a CDS encoding ABC transporter permease; the encoded protein is MKNFLLLLEAEIRRDYIFIRRYPLEIISSICFIYFVFLLTFFSAKFVYGDKEIRFLGSSIEGWVISYVMWIFASAATSYMSEQLKNEALIGILEQLYLSPFGLIYILLARACLIFLYISFSLPIFLYLLQVSTGVYLKLNLCLILPTLVLTFMGMCGFGFILAGITLVFKRIGPLLLIIPFFPLGLAMFPIEDLSHNLQIFALILPLIQGVKLIRLVVLESQNFVILFRNGEILILALNSFLYLAIGIFIYKTLERIAKDRGLLGHY
- a CDS encoding ABC transporter permease yields the protein NRSYWSILNITTKKQNHLHGHMQENLVKYNIPYLRDSTLVLLDTGRGMIAGYLMWLFAASSIQTMSSEISEEAMTGTMEQVCLSPPGPICILLARTISGVLFSFISLPIVYYILQILTGIYLEINLWSILPILILTFFGMCGFGFILAGITLVFKRIGLLLDLIPLILFGLAMLPIETLPNNLQIFSLTFPLTLGVKLVRLILLKEQSLIHLLKNGEILLLFLNSSFYFLVGIFGYKIADKIARDRGLLGHY